From the Salarias fasciatus chromosome 5, fSalaFa1.1, whole genome shotgun sequence genome, the window CATCAAGTGTCTAAATAATGCAACAAAAAATAACCTGCCAGCGTTAACTATGAAAGGCTCCTGTGATCAGTGACGGTGTTACCCAGATGTTAAGGGAGGAGGTTTCTTCAGGGGCCAAACTGTTCCTGATCCCGTCAACATGACTCAAAGCCCCCGAGGCGACTTCATTCATCAGGAATGAAGTCAATAAACAGGATGGTGGCGAGGCGCTGCTCCCTCAAGAAGGCCAAAGACCAGCTTTTCTCCATACTTACTCAGCTTTGACCTGGGTCTTTCAGAGAAATCATGGAGGAAATACGACAGGGAAGCTTCATCAGCTGGAGGTCTTCATCAGCTGGAGGTCTTCATCAGCTGGAGGTCTTCATCAGCTGGAGGTCTTCATCGGGGAGCCTCAGCAGTGAACCTCTTTAAACCACCGAAGCTCACAGTGACAttggagaaagaaggaaaaggtGACGATGGAGCAAAGAAGCTGTAAATATTGAGATGTACTCGTCATATCGTTTCTTCATGGCTGACAGCGACTGCAGAGGCTCCTGGAGAATTTCTCCACTCACTAACAGTTTCAGAGATGTCCGGGTTTTACAGCAGTAGCGCAACATTATCAGTTTTTATCAGAAACTTAAAACTTACAGCAGTGTTTTGATACAGTTTACTGTGACGGACTCTgtcttcacacacttcacacacagctggcagCATTCAGGGAGTGTGTGGATGCGAGCGTAGAAGTGTCTTATCTCAGTAAAGTTAAGCAGTTTCCTTCAATGACTGATCAGAGGGGAGGTTTTCTGGATGGAATCTGAATGAAGTGAGGTTTTCCACATCAGGACAGCTGCTGATAAAACCTCTTTTCGGTCTTTTCAGAGTGTTTACTGTGGAGAAGCTCCAGCGGCCTGAACCGTCTCAACAGTTGCTGCTTGTGTTTCTCCGCCTGCTGATCCGACGTCTTCACGTCAGGTTCACTGGATTCTGAAGCAGCAGACACAGACTGATGTGTCCAGTGTGTCAAAAACCAGCCTGAATCACAAGCATTGAGACTTTTTCGTGATTCTTAGATAACCAaagcataaaataaaaaaaaatctattttttctaTTGATTAACATAAATGATTCCAGAAAGCTGTTAAATTAAAAGTCTGAGCTGCAGAATGCTGACTCAAGTATTTTCCAACTTTAAGACTTCAGAACAAACTTTATTATACGAAGATATCAGTTAAACATGTGACtgtgtttttgagtttttttctattttttcaatCACACAACTTGGACAGTTACATTAAAGAAGCACAGTGGGTGAAACATGCAAGACATTGACGGCCTTGATTACACCCCAGAGGAGAGTTCATGTGTTGCTCAGAGCGTTTTCAGTGTGGCAGTCCTCGCTTCTCTTTTCCCCTCACCGTCACGTGTTCATAGAAGACGGACTCAAAAACAGATCGTCGGCAGATCAGCACAAGGAGACGGTTCAGGCCGCTGGAGCTTCTCCACAGACCGATAGAGGTTTTATCAGCCGCTGTCCTGATGTGGAAAACCTCACTTCATTCAGGCTCCAGCTCAGATTCCATCCAGAAAATCCCCCCTCTGATAAGTGAACTTCACTGAGATAACACCTTTctacactcacattcacacactgcctGAACGCTGCCAGCTGTCTGAGGTTCATGATAGCAAACCGGATAAATACACTGTGTCTAATAAAAACGGAAGTTTTTTACTGATCCTGTACAAACCTGTGCATGTTTGAATAACGATGCAGTGTTAGCATCTCAACCACACACAAAGTGCACGTTTAATGctgcaaaacacagcaaaaagactatttttaacaacttttctttgcattttgcaCCAGCATGCATCACTACAAGAAGATATTTACTTGAAAGTAGTTTATCAAACTATTGGCACTAAAATAAAGGGAAACATGTAGAgtggaaaagaaattaaacttgaaagttattttggtgtcattttaaAGATACGACAGATTCAAACtacagaggaagaaaatgacattttgtgCAAATGATTGAACTATAAGATTCAGTTTAAGTATTTATCATGTAATTAGTCATTGTGAACATAAATATCACCTCCTGAAGTTCAGCTGATGATCAGCAGGACAGTGTGGCGTCCAGCTGCTTCACTGTATGCTTGTCCTTTTAATTCTAGCTCAAAGCGTCCTCTTTATCGTCTCGCTTTACCATATATTTCCATTTTGTTATATGGAAAAGGCAAAATCTGTTCaacagaggaaagagagaaatctgagcaataaaagcagcagctgtgtcgGTGTTCAGAGAAATGCAGCGTTTCCTTCATAAACCATCAACAAACAAGATCTTTTACTTAGAACTTTAATAGGAAATTTTACacaaacagtttaaaaacatgcatgtttcaCAGTGTCACAAGAaatatggtttaaaaaaaaaaaatactgttaacATTTTCCAGCGTCTCTTACGAAATGTTCTGcagctcgtttttttttttttttttcttttttgttccacAAGTTGCATCATGGGATGTTTGAAAGCACGCAGGACTGCGCTCATCTGTTTGTGCAGCTTCTGCACCCAAAACATATGGGCTCCCTCCCTCTGCGtgactcagagtgtgtgtgtgtgtgtgtgtgtgtgtgtgtgtgtgtgtgtgtgtgtgtgagagtcacTGAGGAAGCGCGCTGCAGGCCGAGGACCGGCTCTTGCCTCACTCTGGCTGGACGAGTTTTTCCGAGAAGATCCCAGAGTGGCCTTCTAGTCGGCGGTGCTGCTTCCAGCTCTCCTCCCTGATCCCCGTCAGGAAACCCTcctgctgcaacacacacacacgcgcacacacacacacacacacacacacacgtgagggCTCGCTGGGACGAATCCACCCTGCAAGCGGACACTGTCATTCTGTTTAAGCCTTGTCAGTTCGTTTTACGcaagaaaacacattaaagaaGTTCCAACGAACGCCGAGGAGCTGAAGCTGTTGCTATGACGACGAGTTCCTGAACTCACCGGAGTTACAGTTCAACCATGACTGTGAAACAAACTCTTATTTgtatgaggaggaagagaaggttaaaaaaaataataataataaaaaagggAAGCAAACATGAGGTTCGTGGGACAAAAACTGGCCCAATAgttcaggagtgtcaaacagaTTTTAGTTCAAGAGTCACAAACAGAACATTCTCATCCTGAGTGGGTCGAACCAGTAAAACAGAAGCATAAAAAGCTCTcaattttaaggttttttttcttgtggtgcagagtatacaagagtaaaatgtctttatatctgtaaaaactaaacaattagGACTGAAAAGTACTCAAATTTCagcataaagtcaattttaatgatggGAAACCCAgcgaaatgtccaaaaaaacctgtcgtttttagttgtttttccaaactctttGAGGCTATTTGACAGTAACCAGCCAGCAGGCTTTCATGGAGGCGTCACCTTCGTCTCAGTTCAGTTCTTAGTGTTGTGCTGCATTTAGGGATGAGAATCAAGAACCGATTCTTGTGTAGAACCGGTTCCCAGAGACTCAATTCCAAGGAATTTTTTGTCTCCTTGATGGTTCCGCTTATCggttctgctgtgtgtgatGACGTAACATGCGCGGAGCGTAACGCCGGGCTTACAGCAGCCACGCTGCAGTCTGGCTTTGGCGCCGCTGCGGAGCCCGTCCGGCGGTCcagaaactttcagcaaggatcccATTTTTCCGCACTCCAGAGCCCTGCCGCTTCAATCTgaacagaagcaagtcgggtgctgGAAGCAGATACTTGTTCTAAAAGAAGCGTTccaaataaaatctgtgtgtgtttttgccttaacattgttttttgtaattcttctggtgGAATATATGACAGATAACGCGAtctagtcattatacgcattagaataATGAGCGATGTTGTACTTagtcattgtaggaaagtcaaacgacaccagaATTGCGCAAAACAGCTCTATggccggagcggctctgtgttgccagattgggcaggtttctgcacaatcaaggtTCTTTTGAACGTGTCGGGCAGGTTAATGAAATGGTTTTGTgcttgtgacttttttttttttttaattatgcaaATCCGGTTTTATCTTGCATTTTCTACAGGGAAgtaggtttgggctgctttctattgctGGACGGTTTTACATGATGTCTGGGGCCCTGACTCTGGGCTGAaagagcgacagatctggcaacctccttcagcagacagcagacccaCCGGAGGCGGTGCGGGTGACAGCGCTGCTGTAATTCCgtaccggagccggaccggacaCGCACGGGCGTCCAATGTGAGCCCGGCCTAATTCGGTTTTGAGTTTTCCAACATGGCGtcgaggaagaagctccagagttcgGCTGGAGAAAAGATGAAGACCACCGGGGCTACTTGCAACGCTTTTCGCCGTTGcacagatatttttttcttctgttcaggatgaagatattaaagagttaatgcaaacacccgtttgtattatttctatttctcactcaatgagaatcgataaggAATCGTATCAATAAGTTGTGTCGATAACGGAATGggaatcgctaaattcttaacaattcccatccctcGCTGCATTACTACTGAAGTTGTTATAAACAGAAGAAGAATccatcctttatttttttaattttgtaaaaaTTGGTTTGTCAGGCCGGATTGGAGTCTCCTGtgagccggttttggcccacgggccttatgtttgacactcctgggCTCGAGGGTCCACATAAAGTAACAAAAGAATGGATAATTAAAAGTTGATACTGTGGAAAAAATACATCTAaatatgtttgatttgtttaaagagaaagaaaatcactaaaatgtgaaacattttctcaGTATTTTGCAAAGCAGGATAATGAAACACACGACGCTCTGATAAAACGCCATCAGAgtttagtgttttcacttgaaaacatcgtcTGAACAGGTcttagatttgtgtgtgtgtgtgaatgtatgaatgtgtgtgtgtcttatcTAAAGTGAATTTACTGCCCTGCTGAAACAGAGGTTTGAGTTTACCTTCATGATTTAGTTACCGTCTGGACCTGCAGGGCCTGTTTTGGCTCCGTATCATTaggtttgtgttttctgactcCAGCGTTACTCAGTTCCACTGCGGCTCTGTAGGAGGAGCCTGCAGGCCGCCAAACATCTGCTCCGGACAGATCAGGGCCGGAAGCGAAGGTGAAAACACACGATTACGTCCGTTTTCTTCACATTCATTCCTCATAAACGCCATATTTCCTTCTAACTCAGGCGTCAGCAGCAACTTTCAGGGTGTCAACTCCAGAGTTCAGTGATAAATTCAGTCTAGACTTCAGCTCATGTGCAGAGGGAAACTGGAAAATTTAGAAAATAATTCCTTGAAAatcacaaaaagaaatttcaaaAGTGATGAGAAGCATTGCTTCAGAAGCTGTGGCAAAAAGtatcaatcccacaatgcatctgtTTGAGCTCCACAGACATCCAGGAACCTAATCTCTctctgttttacacacacacacacacacacactcctacctGCAGAGCGGCCTGGAGCACCAGGATGACGTCTCCCTGCTCAAACTGAAGGAGGCCTTCCTCAGAAGCTGCGTGGCTCTCCAGCGCCACCGCCTGGTGGAAGCACAGGTTACAAGGAAGCATAAATAACAAGCACTTTCAGCCTGTTTAAGGGACAATTATCAAAGCTAAAAACATCTACCAGGTTCAGGCAGTTAGTTCAAGCAGCTGGAATCTCAACACTACGTAGTTAAACTGAAGTTTCAGGACAGAATGTTGGAGAGTGGAAGCCCTCCATGTGGCGACACACCCAAGTCTTCTGTTTTTAGCAACAATAGAACAATGCTGAGATTGGCTCAATgcataaatgaattaaaattcaTGTAACCAGCCTAATGAAACACGTCTGACATATTTCCATGAGTTTTATCTGATTTTTCTTAATGAATCTGTAGAAACTGgtatacaaacagaaaaaaaaaaaaaaaaaaaaaaaatgacagtactTGTCCACACTTCCCTAACATTATTAATGGATTCATTCCTTGATAATAAAAGATCGTGCTCTTTTTAGCGGcagcacaaaaaaacagaaaaggtatATTCCAAGTTCctgtttaaaaaacatgaatttcaaAGGTAAAGCGTGTTTTTGCTCGTTGATGGGGTTAAAATATTTACTAGAGCCAAAGAGCTAAACTGGATCAAGCTGATCAGATCCTGTGGTTCATGATCACCAGAACATCCTGCTGTTCCTTCTGCTGGAGCGCCGCGGTGCTTTACCTTGTAAAGAAAGCCCGGTGGATTCTGGGAGTCCTCTGCTGTCTCCTGGTGGACCGAGTCTTCTTCCGTCTCCTCCGGTGTGCCAGCAGACCTGAGCGAGGGCTTTTGAGCGGAACAGAACGAGACTCGAGGGGCCGGAACGGGTGGAGGCTTGGCCTCCTCTTCCCCGGACGGAGGTTCGACCTGGTCTTCCCCAGGTGGAGGTTtgacttcctcttcctctgacgGAGGTTcgacctcctcttcctctgacgGAGGCTTGGCCTGGTCTTCCTCTGACGGAGACTTGGCCTGGTCTTCCCCGGGTGGAGGATCGGCGGCAGCGTCCCCATCAGGGCTCTCTGGGGCCGACTCGTAGATGCTGCTGGCCTCCTGACTCGCGGCCTCCGACGGCTGCCCTCCGACCccggagtcttcagactggctctccgtctcctctgggCTCTGGCCGTCTCCGTCCTTGGCGGCGGCCTCGTCGTCGCACGTGGATCGCCTCTTGGGCGTGTGGGCGCCGCTGGAGCTGAGGTCGGACTCCGACGAGCTGCTGTCTTTGGAGGGGAGGCTGCTGTCCTCGGAGGTGCTCTGGGTCCTCTGCACGGCGGCGGGAGCCGAGTCCTTGCCGTTCTGGTTGGAGGACTTAATGGAGACGTGGTCGGCGGGGAAAGCCGTGTTGCAGGGGATGGGGTTGGAAATAACCAGGGAGGTTCTCTTTTTGGACTTGGTGGTCATGCTGATGGAAGAGAAGACGGTCACGGTCATTCTCCTGGGGTTAAAAAGCAAGTGGGTTCAGTTCAAACAGTCTGTACACTTTAAAGGAGTCTGGGTCCGGTCCACTGGAGTCAGAGTCATCTCGACAGTTACTATTTTGCTGAACTCCCATTTAGCAGAGGAGTAACTCCTGTGATTCTCAGCTGATGAAAGCTGTCCCACTGTGGTCTGGAGGAACGGGGAAATGTCTGTATGTCTGGTATTCGGCTCAGACGGGGTGTGTCGAGTGACCAAACACCAACCCTCACCTGTTCAGACCTTTGACGATGAAGGCTTTACCCGAGTGCTGATTCTCCAGTTTCTTCATCACGTTATACAGCTCATTGTTCAGCTGGGAGGCACAGGTCAAACAAAGGGACACAGGTTATATTCCTGCAGGTCTTCACCACATGTTGGACATCAACACGTTTCTGTTCCTGCCAGAGCGAATGAGAGGAAGCAAAAAGGCTGGATCCACATCGTACCACGCTCATTTCTTTATAGAAGACGTCTCTCAGGTTGGAGATGTTTTGGAAGACCGTCACATAGCAGCCAATTCGACTGTGGAGGcaaagaaagaacattttaacTTTCAAACAACCACAACTTTTCCTCTGCTGAACCAAATGACGTCTAGTAATGGCGATCGGTCAGAGCCAGAggtctgtggctctgcagcgccTCGGTAACcctgaaacagctgaaagcagTCAGGAGTGAGAttaagagggaaaaacaaactgtttgaAAGGTAAAATGccttaaaatatatatatagttgctcaaaatattatataatatataatatagtGCAATTGACTATTAAATATTCAATAACAGTCACAATGTGTGACAATCCAAACTGGCTACAAGAGCTGAAATTACTAAAAAGGTAAAAACAGTTTAAATAGTTTGAAAGACTAAAAGTTTTAAACAGTTACAATGGCTCAAAGTGCTAAAAATAACAGAGAAATCTGCCAAAATCTAGAAAACTTTGACTAAAAAAGGTAtagaaggttaaaaaaaacaaacaaaaaaaaataaaaacaggtgtTCAAACATATAAAGTATTTAAaagctggtttaaaaaaagagccaaataactaaataaaatacCTAAGCAAGTGAGTAAAACCGACTAAAATAACCAAACTAGAGAAGAAGCAAAAACAGCTAAACAACGAATAAGTTCACTAAAAACAGCTTCACACTTGAAAAATTTCACTCTGAAAAATTTTGTAAattaaaattatatatatatatatatatatatatatatatatatatatatatatatatatatatatatatatatatatgtgtgtatttattttttcatttttacaactTGTCTGTTGCTTCGGCGGACCGCACTGTGACCAcacgggccagttttggcccacaaaccttatgtttgacactggTGTTTCAAAAGTTAGACATGTTTCAAGCTTGTGTGTGAAAAAGCAggtaacactgtgtgtgtgtgtgtgtgtgtgtgtgtgtgtgtgtgtgtgtgtgtgtgtgctgaaccTCACCTCTGATAGAGCACGGgcagctcctccctcagctcCTTGTTAATCTCCTCGAAGACGTTCTGGGCTTTGTTGAACTCCTCCTCGGCCTTCAGAGAGAATCAGAGCCGCTGTGAccaccagccgccgccgccgccgccgcctctgacCACCGCCACACACTCACCTTGGATATCTTGGCCTCGTCCTTCTTCTTGGCGCCCTGCAGCGCCTCCAGGTGGTGACGCGCCGAGTCGTAGTCCACCAGCTTGCGTCCGCGCTTCGCCACTCGCTCCTGAAAAGCGGCAGCGGGTCAAGACGTCTTCCTCTGAcagcgggggaggggaggaggaggggcggggccggtTACCTTGACCTCGGGGAACTGGCTGGTGTAGTTCTCCATGGTGCGGACGATCTGGTCATTCAGCTTCTCCTCAAAGTCGTTCCACAGTAAATCTTcactctaacacacac encodes:
- the bin2b gene encoding bridging integrator 2b isoform X1, coding for MADNRMGPNLQAGAGFLAKRVQKSLNRAQEKVLQKLGKTMETKDEHFELCSFNLNKQQADGSRLFKDFRAYYAAVKGVHETSRRLSQTLRDVYEPDWMGAQDLGVITESEDLLWNDFEEKLNDQIVRTMENYTSQFPEVKERVAKRGRKLVDYDSARHHLEALQGAKKKDEAKISKAEEEFNKAQNVFEEINKELREELPVLYQSRIGCYVTVFQNISNLRDVFYKEMSVLNNELYNVMKKLENQHSGKAFIVKGLNSMTTKSKKRTSLVISNPIPCNTAFPADHVSIKSSNQNGKDSAPAAVQRTQSTSEDSSLPSKDSSSSESDLSSSGAHTPKRRSTCDDEAAAKDGDGQSPEETESQSEDSGVGGQPSEAASQEASSIYESAPESPDGDAAADPPPGEDQAKSPSEEDQAKPPSEEEEVEPPSEEEEVKPPPGEDQVEPPSGEEEAKPPPVPAPRVSFCSAQKPSLRSAGTPEETEEDSVHQETAEDSQNPPGFLYKAVALESHAASEEGLLQFEQGDVILVLQAALQQEGFLTGIREESWKQHRRLEGHSGIFSEKLVQPE
- the bin2b gene encoding bridging integrator 2b isoform X2 — protein: MADNRMGPNLQAGAGFLAKRVQKSLNRAQEKVLQKLGKTMETKDEHFELCSFNLNKQQADGSRLFKDFRAYYAAVKGVHETSRRLSQTLRDVYEPDWMGAQDLGVITESEDLLWNDFEEKLNDQIVRTMENYTSQFPEVKERVAKRGRKLVDYDSARHHLEALQGAKKKDEAKISKAEEEFNKAQNVFEEINKELREELPVLYQSRIGCYVTVFQNISNLRDVFYKEMSVLNNELYNVMKKLENQHSGKAFIVKGLNSMTTKSKKRTSLVISNPIPCNTAFPADHVSIKSSNQNGKDSAPAAVQRTQSTSEDSSLPSKDSSSSESDLSSSGAHTPKRRSTCDDEAAAKDGDGQSPEETESQSEDSGVGGQPSEAASQEASSIYESAPESPDGDAAADPPPGEDQAKSPSEEDQAKPPSEEEEVEPPSEEEEVKPPPGEDQVEPPSGEEEAKPPPVPAPRVSFCSAQKPSLRSAGTPEETEEDSVHQETAEDSQNPPGFLYKAVALESHAASEEGLLQFEQGDVILVLQAALQEGFLTGIREESWKQHRRLEGHSGIFSEKLVQPE